The following are encoded together in the Planctomycetota bacterium genome:
- a CDS encoding methyltransferase codes for MDIDALRQDLTIDTNLHGHDLTFRSHYGLFSPKKIDDGTRIMLDHFDVEPAHDNFDLGCGYGPIGLTLAADAPDGKTVMVDRDFLAVDYANRNAQLNGIANVTAQLGNGFDGLPNDQRFDNVVSNLPAKTGGELLTVLLHDAHARLRPGGRLCVVTVTGLRRFIQRHMTARFGNYDKLKQGKTHTVALAVKE; via the coding sequence GTGGATATCGACGCCCTCCGCCAAGACCTCACGATCGACACGAACCTCCACGGTCACGACCTGACCTTCCGCTCCCACTACGGTCTCTTCTCCCCGAAGAAGATCGACGACGGCACACGGATCATGCTCGACCACTTCGATGTCGAGCCGGCACACGACAACTTCGACCTGGGCTGCGGATACGGGCCGATCGGACTGACCCTCGCCGCGGATGCCCCGGACGGCAAGACGGTCATGGTCGATCGCGACTTCCTCGCCGTCGACTACGCCAATCGCAACGCGCAGCTCAACGGCATCGCCAACGTTACCGCCCAACTCGGCAACGGCTTCGACGGCCTGCCCAACGACCAGCGCTTCGACAACGTCGTCTCCAACCTCCCCGCCAAGACCGGCGGCGAGTTGCTCACCGTCCTGCTCCACGACGCCCACGCCCGCCTCCGCCCCGGCGGTCGGCTCTGCGTCGTCACCGTGACCGGCCTGCGGCGGTTCATCCAACGCCACATGACCGCACGCTTCGGCAACTACGACAAGCTCAAGCAGGGAAAAACCCACACCGTCGCATTAGCCGTGAAAGAATGA
- a CDS encoding FUN14 domain-containing protein — protein MADEKDDKHESKRAGWYRMVTGKKIGLIFLGIVVAVAGFGLMAADGNITESPNNVTTTDAQQHAQAALPENARGLISGEQIDEAKTQIADAGRSFLDRIGPWLIGAGISFAVGVVVGIMFRTFIKTAAALTAFAVIALIALTYFGVLSGDDVAGLKDHLGNTVEAAKDEVGAAKSWALRALPNAIVGFIGFIFGFLRK, from the coding sequence ATGGCCGACGAGAAGGACGACAAACACGAATCGAAACGGGCCGGCTGGTATCGTATGGTGACCGGCAAGAAGATCGGCCTGATCTTCCTCGGCATCGTGGTCGCGGTGGCCGGCTTCGGGCTCATGGCCGCCGACGGCAATATCACCGAGTCGCCCAACAACGTCACCACCACCGACGCCCAACAGCACGCCCAAGCCGCCCTGCCCGAAAACGCACGGGGCCTCATCAGCGGTGAGCAGATCGACGAGGCCAAAACACAAATCGCCGACGCCGGCCGATCATTCCTCGACCGGATCGGCCCGTGGCTCATCGGGGCGGGCATCAGCTTCGCGGTCGGCGTGGTCGTGGGGATCATGTTCCGCACATTCATCAAGACCGCGGCAGCCCTGACGGCATTCGCAGTGATCGCGCTCATCGCCCTGACCTACTTCGGCGTGCTTAGCGGCGACGACGTCGCGGGCCTCAAGGACCACCTCGGCAACACCGTCGAAGCGGCTAAGGACGAGGTCGGTGCCGCCAAGAGCTGGGCACTTCGCGCCTTGCCCAACGCGATCGTCGGCTTCATCGGCTTCATCTTCGGCTTCCTACGAAAGTAA